CTCGCGGACGATCTGCTCGCGGTGCGCGGGCAGGCCGCCCGGGACCTCGTAGGTGCAGATGTGCACCTTCCACCGCGAGCCCGCGCGGGCGATCCAGCACTGCGCGCGCGGGTGGCGGAAGGGCAGGTTCGCCCGGGACAGGTCGCCGGCGTGGTCGACATAGATCACCGCGTAGCGATCGGGCCGCCCTTCCGGCTCGGGGCGGTAGAGCACGGCGTACACCGCGGCGACGGCGGGCGGCGCCCACCCGCCGAGCAGGCGAGGGCCCTCGAACGGGTACCCCGAAGCGGGGCCGAGGCGGATCACTCGTCCTCGCCCACGGCCTCGACCCGCCCGACCGGCAACGACGGCAGCCCGGCCGCCTTCGCCGCCCGGCGGAACTCCGCCGTGGCGAGCGTGATGGCCTTCTCGCGGTCGGGTGCCTCGACGAGCAGGCGCGCGCCGTAGCTCGTGGTGCCGATCCCGCTCGCGATCCCGCCCGAGGCCGCCACCGCGTCGGCCAGTCGCACGATCTCCTCGCGCGTGAAGACGCGTTCGCCGTCCGCTTCGATCCCCACGCTCCACCGCATCGCCGGTGCTCCTCACCGAGCTCGCGGCAACGCTGCCGCGAGCTCCTCCAGGCTGCGCAGGTCGTGGCCCGCCACCAGCAGGTCCACGTACGGCGCGGCGATCCTCATCCCGAGCGGCGCTGGGCCGAGGGCGCCGCCGTGCGGGTTCGTCCACACCAGCAGGTGGCACAGCCGAGACAGCCGCTCCACCGCCTTGGCCAGCACGTCCGGGTCACCGCGGTCGAACCCGTCGGAGCAGATCACGACCACTCCGCCGCGGCACCGGCCGCGCCGGCCGAAGGTGCGCACGAACTCGTCGAGCGCGGCGCCGATGCGGGTGCCGCCCTCCCAGTCGACCACGGCTTCGGCCGCTCGCGCCAGGGCTTCGTCGGCGTCGCGGGTGCTCAGCTGGTCGGTGATCCGCGTGAGGCGGGTGCCGAAGCAGAACACCTCGACCTTCGCGGCGGCGCGGCGCGCGGAGTAGGCGAACTGCAGGAGCGTGCGGGAGTAGCCGGCCATCGAGCCGGAGACGTCGAGGACGAGGATCAGCGGCCGCAGCCGCACGCGGCGTTCGCGGTAGCGCAGCGCACGGGGTTCGCCGAACGTCCGCAGCGAGTCGCGGACCGTGCGGCGCAGGTCCGGTTCGCGGCCCTTGCGCGCGGGCCGCGTGCGGCGCGTGCGGCGTCTCGGCGGGGTGAGCCGAAGCCGGGCCATGATGCGGCGGATCGCGGCGAGCTCCTCGGGCGTGCAGGTGCCGAAGGACTTCCGTTTCAGACTGTCCACATCGGACGCGGTGAGCCCGAGCAGCGTGTCGGTCTCCTGCTCGTCGCCGGTGCGTTCGGGTTCGGGCAGCGCCAGCGTGGCGTCGACGCCCGACTCGGCGAGGATCGTGAGCAGCGCGGTCGGCGGTTCACCGGCGCCGAGGAAGTAGCGACGGAACGTCTCGTCGTAGCGGGGGAGGTCTTCGTGGCGCTTCAGCAGCGTGGCGCGGCCGCCCCAGTAAAGGTCGGCGAGGTCGGTGGTGTCGAGGACGGTCATCGCGCGGCAGCAGCCGAGCGCGTCGCCGGTGCCCACGGGAAGGCCGGCTTCGCGCAGCGCTCGCGCGAAGCCCACCAGCACCCGGGCGAACTCAGCCACCGGACGCGAGTTCCGCGAGGTGCGCACGCACCACGTCGAGGTCGTCGCGGTCCTTCACGACGGCGCCGAGCGTGTCGCCGGCGGAGCGTTCGTCGAGTCTGTCCTCACCGAGGAAGCGCAGCATGCGGGCCCAGTCGATGGTCTCGGCGACCCCGGGCGGCTTGGCGAGGTCGAGCTCCCGCAGCCGGCGCACGGCGGCCACGACCTGGCGCGCCAAGGCCTCCTCGACGCCGGGCTCGCGCACGAGCACGATCTCCAGCTCACGGTCCGCGCCCGGGTAGCCGAGCCAGTGGTAGAGGCAGCGGCGCTTGAGCGCGTCGTGCAGCTCGCGGGTGCGGTTGGAGGTGAGTACCACCAGCGGCGGGCTGGGCGCGACGATGGTGCCGATCTCGGGCACGGTGACCTGGAAGTCGGACAGCAGCTCGAGCAGGAAGGCTTCGAACTCGTCGTCGGCGCGGTCGATCTCGTCCACGAGCAGCACGGCGCCGGCACCCGCGCGGACGGCGGCCAGCAGCGGCCGTTCGACGAGGAACTCGGGCCCGAACAGCTGCTCCACCACCTCGCCGGACTCGGCCTGGTGGTCCTGCAGTGCGCGGATGCGCAGCAGCTGGCGGGCGTAGTCCCATTCGTAGAGGGCCTGGGCGGTGTCGATGCCCTCGTAGCACTGCAGCCGGATGAGGCGGCGGCCGAGCACTCTGGCGAGCGTCTTCGCGACCTCGGTCTTGCCGACGCCGACCTCGCCCTCGAGCAGCACGGGCCGGTGCAGCCGCAGCCCGACCAGCAGCGCCGTGGCGAGGCCACGGTCGGCGAGATACGCGCCGTCGCGCAGGGCGGCGGTGAGCCCCGCGACGGTGTCCGGCTCGGCCATCCCGCTACTGCTCGCCCGCGCCGAGCACGAGGTCACGCACCGTGCTCGTGCCGGGCTTCAGCTTCCCCTCGCGGGCGAGCTGGTCGTGCCATGCCGTGTGCAGGCCACCGTTCTCGGCGAGCCCGTCGAACCCCACGGCCGACATGTTCTTGCACGAACGCTGGGGCCCGCAGGCCGCCTCCAGCTCGTCGGCGTCCTGGCCACGGGCGCGCCAGACCTCGCGCAGGACTTGCAGCGCTTCGTCGTCCATGGGGGCGAGTCAACACCGCGGGCGTGGTCGCGCAGCGCTGGATTAACCCTTTGCTTAAGGAGTATTCTCCAGGATCCGGGGTTACCGAGAGTATTTGACCATGACACTGGGCCAGCTCAACGCGTTCGTCCTGGTGGCAAGGCTGGGGTCGGTCACCGACGCCGCGAAGGCGCTCGGCGTGAGCGAGCCCGCGGTGTCCCAGGCGTTGGCCGCGCTGCGCCAGCACCACGGCGACAAACTGGTCATCAAACGCTCCGGCGGCATGACACTCACCGCGGGCGGCAGCCGGCTGCTGCCCATCGCGTCGCAGATGGTGGCGCTCGGCGCGGAGGCCGACGCCGCGGTGCGCCAGGCCAACGGGGTCGCGGCGCGCTTGCAGCTGGCGGTGACCAGCGAGATCGCGGAGTTCGTGGCCAACCCGCTGCTGGAGGCCTTCACGCGAAGATCGGGCAACGCCATCGACGCCTCGTCCGGGCTCGCGCGCACGGCCGAGCTGCCCGTGCTCATCACTAACCGGCTGGCCGACGTGGCGCTGGGCCCCGACGTGACCGGCGACGGCGGAGACCTCGACTGCACGCCGATCTTCCGCGCGTCGCTCGTGGTGGTCGGCTCGCCGCACTGCCGCCACCAGGGCAGCCCGGCCCACTGGCCGTGGCTGCTCGACCCGGCGGGCGCCGACCCGGGCAGCGACACCGGTCGCCTGCTGGCCCGGCTCGGCGTGCCCGACGACGCGATCCAGGTCTTCCCGAACCAGACGGCCGCGTGGTCGGCGGCGGCCGGCGGGAGCGGCGTGTCGGTGGCGCTGGAGCACCTGGTGGCGCCGCAGCTGCGGCGCCGCGAGCTGGCGGTGGTGCCGACGCGCCACACGCCGATGTCGACGTGCTGGTACGTGACCACCCTGCCGACCGACCGCCGCACTGGTGCTGCGAACTCGTTGCGGCACTTCCTGACGACGCCGGCGGCGATGCACGTGATGCGCGCGCCGGGCAGCGGGGTGCCGCCGTCGCGCTTCCGGCCGCCGGTGTACGTGACGATCTGGTCTTAGCCGTTGCGGTCAGGTCAGGTCAGTTCGCGGACACCGGTGACGTCGTACTCGGCCACTTCGGCGGCGAGGATCTCGGCGTTCTGCTCGTCGCTCGGGCCGCTGCCGCGGAACGCCTCGACGGCCCCCCGCGACTCCCAGCGCTCGAATACGTCGATGCGGCCGGCGTCGAGCAGGTCCGCGGTGAGGGAGAAGCCGAGGCAGCCGGGTGCGGTACGGGCCTGCTCGACCACACTCATGCAGCCCGCGAGATAGGCGTCGCGGCGGCCGGGGTCGACGACGAGATACCCGGCGACGATCAGCATCTGCCGCTCCTTCGGTGCGGTTTTCGTGGTGATGCTGGTATTTTCGTGGTCTCTTCGGGTTTTTCAGCGGGGGAGCGGCTTGCGCGCGTTGCCGGTCACGAGGTTTCCGATGCTCACCCCGACGCCGACGCCCACCTCGGCCGCCCAGGCGAAACCCAGCGCCGTCGTGAGCGCGATGCTCAGCGCCAAACCTGGTTCTTCCTTGCGGGACAACGGTTTCACTCCTTCGGTCGTTCTTCGTGGTGTGCCGGTCCGCTCCTGTACGGATGCTGTCATGTCCCCACCGTCCGTCGAGTCAGCGGCGTCCACGCTAACAACGTGAGCCGTGGTGGCCAGGGACTTCACCCGGACGTTGTAATCGACGAGGATCGTGACCGGCAGCGACTCGACGAAGGAGTGACCACATGGGACTCAAGGACATCACCGCGTCCACGGCGGAGCTGTACACGGCGCAACGCGTCTACAGCGACCCGGTCGAGAAGGATGGCATCGTTGTCATCCCGGCCGCCATGGTGACCGGCGGCGGGGGCGGCGGGCAGGAGGCGCCGGACAAGGAAGGCGTCGGTTTCGGGCTCTTCGCGCGCCCGATCGGTGCGTTCGTCATCCGCGGCTCGGAGGTCAGGTGGGTGCCCGCCGTGGACGTCACCGCCTGGGGCCTGGCGGTGGGCGGGATGGTCGTCTCACTGGCCTGGATCCTCACCCGCGCGACGCGGCACCGGCGGGGCAGAAAGCGCTGACGGCGTGCCCGGGTGAATTTCCCCGGTGGTGTCCCGGGCGATTTCTCGGGCGACTTCTCGGGTGATGCGGCCGGACGGGTCCGGACCCTTCGCGGGGGTCCGGACCCGTCCGGCCTTGTGGTGGGAGCGGTCAGTCGATGCGGAGCTCGCCCATCGGGCTCCAGCCGGCGCCGGGGGCGTCCAGGCTGACGATCTCCGGGGTGCGGGCGATGACGCCGGACATCCACGCCATCGCGTCCGCGAAGTGCGGCGATTTCACGTGCGCGCGGCCGGCGTCGGCGTCGGCGAAGGCCTCGACCAGCACGAACTGGTGGGGCACGTCGACGCTGCGCGACCATTCGAAGAACAGGTTCCCGGGCTCGCGCCGGGTGGCGAGGGTGAAGTCGTCGACCAGGCCGAGCCAGTCCTCGCTCCGCTCGGGCCGGACGGTGAACTTGACGACGATGAAGATCATGCGGTCCTCCGAACAGGGCACAGACGGTGCACGAGGCCACGCTGCCTCGTGACCGGGCGTGAGCCGGGCGCCGCGACCACCCGTACTCACGACCGGCCGCGGCCCCCGGCGGGCGTCCCGCGCCGGGAACCGAGTCCGGGTTCGCCGGGGCCGTGTGCTTCACCCCGGCTGCCGTTGCCACGGCTGCCTCACTTGCCATTGGTTCTGGCAACCTGCCATCGCGGAGGCAGATTGCCCTGGTTGCCGACTTGTCCGGCTGTCCGCTTGCCACGGGCTGTGGCACCTTGCCGTTCCGCCGGTCGCTTGCCACGGCGTCTCGCTCTTGCCGTGGCGTCTTGCCGTTGCCACGGCTACTTGCGGTTCCTGTGGCAATTTGCCAAGGCGCCTGGCCCCTGCCGTGGCGATTTGCCGTTGGCTTGGCCAGATGCCGTGGCAGTGGCGACTGGTTCTTGCCGTGCGTCTTTCCGTTGCCGTGGCGTCTTGCCGTTGGCGTAGCTGGCTGCCACGTCATTCCGGCAACTGGCGATGCGGTGTGGGCGGTTGCCGGTCGGTGTGGCGGGATGCCATGGCCTGTGGCAGATGCCTGACCAGGTGGCGGGATGCCGCTGGTTTTGGCACCTTGCCACCGGATCGCCGGCGTGCCGTGGCGTCCAACCACCCGCCTGCGGCTTGTTGCCAAAGAACTGGCACCTTGCCGATCAACCAGCCGATCAACCAGCCCACTTGCCGGCCACCCTGGCAAGATGCCGCTCGCTCGACGGGACCGAAACCGGTTCCGCGCCCCGGTCCCGTCGAGCAAGCAGCGCCCGGCCGGCAGCTCAGTAGATGTTGGAAGGCCGCACCATGCCCTCGGCGAGGTCGCCGAAGCCGGGAGCGATGATGGCGCCCGGGTTCTGGATGATCTCCTCCACCACGAGCGTCTCGGTGGTCAGCAGCAGAGCCGCGATGGAAGCCGCGCTTTGCAGCGCCGAGCGGGTCACCTTGAGGGGATCGATGACACCCGCGTCGAACATGTCGCCGTACTCGCCGGTGAGGGCGTTGAAGCCGTGCCCCGGAGCGGACGAGCCAACGGCGGCCAAGACCTCGTCGCCGTCGTAGCCGGCGTTGATGGCGATCCAGCGCAGGGGCTCGACCAGCGCGCGCCGGACGATATCGCGGCCCACGGCGGCGTCGCCGGTCAGCTCGAGGCTGTCCACCTCGGCGCGGGCCTGCACCAGCGCCGTGCCGCCGCCGGCGACGATGCCCTCCTCGATGGCGGCGCGCGTGGCCGACAGCGAGTCCTCGACGCGGTGCTGCTTCTCCCGCAGCTCGACCTCGGTGGCCGCCCCGACGTGGATCACCGCGACGCTGCCCGAGAGCCGTGCGATCCGCGCCTGCAGGCTGTCCTGGTCGTGCTCGTTCTCGGCGCGCTCCAGCTCCCGCTTGATCTGCTCGATCCGTGCCGACACCGCGGTGTCGGCGCCCGCACCGCCGACGATGGTGGTGCTGCCTTCGGTGATGGTGATGCGACGGCAGCGGCCCAGCTGCTCGAGGCGCACCGCGTCGATGCTCTGCCCCGCGTCGCCGGTCACGACCTCGCCGCCGGTGAACACGCCGAGGTCCGACAGCTCGGCGAGTCGCCGGTGTCCGAAGCCCGGCGCTCGCACCACGACCGAGCGGAACGTGTTGTGCACGTTGTTCGCCACGAGCATGCCCAGTGCGGGGCCGTCCACGTTCTCCGAGATGATCACCAGCGGCTTCTGCGTGCGGGTCACCTGCTCCAGGACCGGCATCAGCGTCTGCACTTTCGAGATCTTCTCGTTGGTGAGCAGGATGTACGGGTCCTCGAACACCGTCTCCATGCGGTCCTTGTCGGTGGCCATGTACGGCGAGATGTAACCGTTGTCGAACTCCATGCCGTCCACGAAGTTCACCTGCAGCCCGAACGCCGGCGACTCTTC
The sequence above is a segment of the Amycolatopsis sp. 2-15 genome. Coding sequences within it:
- a CDS encoding vWA domain-containing protein, translating into MAEFARVLVGFARALREAGLPVGTGDALGCCRAMTVLDTTDLADLYWGGRATLLKRHEDLPRYDETFRRYFLGAGEPPTALLTILAESGVDATLALPEPERTGDEQETDTLLGLTASDVDSLKRKSFGTCTPEELAAIRRIMARLRLTPPRRRTRRTRPARKGREPDLRRTVRDSLRTFGEPRALRYRERRVRLRPLILVLDVSGSMAGYSRTLLQFAYSARRAAAKVEVFCFGTRLTRITDQLSTRDADEALARAAEAVVDWEGGTRIGAALDEFVRTFGRRGRCRGGVVVICSDGFDRGDPDVLAKAVERLSRLCHLLVWTNPHGGALGPAPLGMRIAAPYVDLLVAGHDLRSLEELAAALPRAR
- a CDS encoding AAA family ATPase → MAEPDTVAGLTAALRDGAYLADRGLATALLVGLRLHRPVLLEGEVGVGKTEVAKTLARVLGRRLIRLQCYEGIDTAQALYEWDYARQLLRIRALQDHQAESGEVVEQLFGPEFLVERPLLAAVRAGAGAVLLVDEIDRADDEFEAFLLELLSDFQVTVPEIGTIVAPSPPLVVLTSNRTRELHDALKRRCLYHWLGYPGADRELEIVLVREPGVEEALARQVVAAVRRLRELDLAKPPGVAETIDWARMLRFLGEDRLDERSAGDTLGAVVKDRDDLDVVRAHLAELASGG
- a CDS encoding LysR family transcriptional regulator, which translates into the protein MTLGQLNAFVLVARLGSVTDAAKALGVSEPAVSQALAALRQHHGDKLVIKRSGGMTLTAGGSRLLPIASQMVALGAEADAAVRQANGVAARLQLAVTSEIAEFVANPLLEAFTRRSGNAIDASSGLARTAELPVLITNRLADVALGPDVTGDGGDLDCTPIFRASLVVVGSPHCRHQGSPAHWPWLLDPAGADPGSDTGRLLARLGVPDDAIQVFPNQTAAWSAAAGGSGVSVALEHLVAPQLRRRELAVVPTRHTPMSTCWYVTTLPTDRRTGAANSLRHFLTTPAAMHVMRAPGSGVPPSRFRPPVYVTIWS
- a CDS encoding putative quinol monooxygenase; its protein translation is MLIVAGYLVVDPGRRDAYLAGCMSVVEQARTAPGCLGFSLTADLLDAGRIDVFERWESRGAVEAFRGSGPSDEQNAEILAAEVAEYDVTGVRELT
- a CDS encoding putative quinol monooxygenase; this encodes MIFIVVKFTVRPERSEDWLGLVDDFTLATRREPGNLFFEWSRSVDVPHQFVLVEAFADADAGRAHVKSPHFADAMAWMSGVIARTPEIVSLDAPGAGWSPMGELRID
- the groL gene encoding chaperonin GroEL (60 kDa chaperone family; promotes refolding of misfolded polypeptides especially under stressful conditions; forms two stacked rings of heptamers to form a barrel-shaped 14mer; ends can be capped by GroES; misfolded proteins enter the barrel where they are refolded when GroES binds); its protein translation is MAKDLRFNVEARQLLESGVNALADAVKVTLGPKGRNAVIEKLTGAPTITNDGVTIAKEIQLRNPFANMGAQLVKEVAMKTNGVAGDGTTTATVLAQAIVREGLRAVDEGANPQLLKSGIQKAVQRVVEVLQTGAREVTEAGDLAHVATLSANNDPEIGDIIAEAMGRVGLGGVVTVEESPAFGLQVNFVDGMEFDNGYISPYMATDKDRMETVFEDPYILLTNEKISKVQTLMPVLEQVTRTQKPLVIISENVDGPALGMLVANNVHNTFRSVVVRAPGFGHRRLAELSDLGVFTGGEVVTGDAGQSIDAVRLEQLGRCRRITITEGSTTIVGGAGADTAVSARIEQIKRELERAENEHDQDSLQARIARLSGSVAVIHVGAATEVELREKQHRVEDSLSATRAAIEEGIVAGGGTALVQARAEVDSLELTGDAAVGRDIVRRALVEPLRWIAINAGYDGDEVLAAVGSSAPGHGFNALTGEYGDMFDAGVIDPLKVTRSALQSAASIAALLLTTETLVVEEIIQNPGAIIAPGFGDLAEGMVRPSNIY